In a single window of the Pseudoxanthomonas sp. F37 genome:
- a CDS encoding N-acetyltransferase, with protein MWIRAETRSDHDAIRCLTDAAFAGAKHAGGGESRIIDALRDAGALSLSLVADIDGRIAGHVAVSPVVLSDGTPGWFGLGPVAVDPRDQRHGVGSALIRAALTELWAQRAAGCVVLGDPAYYGRFGFRRHASLRYPHAPADCFMALPSGGPPPDATVAYHDAFTLA; from the coding sequence ATGTGGATCCGCGCCGAGACCCGCAGCGACCATGACGCGATCCGTTGCCTCACCGACGCGGCGTTCGCGGGGGCGAAGCACGCCGGCGGCGGCGAGTCGCGCATCATCGACGCGCTGCGCGACGCCGGAGCGCTGAGCCTGTCGCTGGTCGCCGACATCGACGGCCGCATCGCCGGACACGTGGCGGTGTCGCCGGTCGTGCTCAGCGATGGCACGCCCGGCTGGTTCGGGCTGGGGCCGGTGGCGGTCGATCCGCGCGACCAGCGCCACGGCGTGGGCAGCGCCCTGATCCGCGCCGCGCTGACGGAACTGTGGGCCCAGCGGGCCGCCGGCTGCGTGGTGCTGGGCGATCCGGCGTACTACGGGCGTTTCGGCTTTCGCCGGCATGCCTCGCTGCGTTATCCGCACGCACCGGCCGACTGCTTCATGGCCCTGCCGTCGGGTGGCCCACCGCCCGACGCCACGGTCGCCTACCACGACGCATTCACTCTCGCCTGA
- the purH gene encoding bifunctional phosphoribosylaminoimidazolecarboxamide formyltransferase/IMP cyclohydrolase, producing MTLDLLPVRRALLSVSDKTGLLDLAHALARHGVELLSTGGTAKTLRDAGLAVRDVAEVTGFPEMMDGRVKTLHPKVHGGLLGRAGVDDAVMAEHGIGAIDLLVLNLYPFEAVTAKAGCTLADAVENIDIGGPAMLRSAAKNFARVAVATDPSQYADLVAQLDVNGGALTAATRFALSVAAFNRVAQYDAAISTYLSSVTDTSGEVPARAAFAAQANGNFVKVMDLRYGENPHQQAAFYRDLHPAPGSLATFTQLQGKELSYNNIADSDAAWECVRQFDAPACVIVKHANPCGVAVGVACGDAYELAYATDPTSAFGGIIAFNRTLDAATAKVILDRQFVEVLIAPDYEPGALDYAARKANVRVLRIPLAPASRGFIDTKRVGSGMLMQTADDRVVTREELKVVTRLAPTQAQFDDLLFAWKVAKFVKSNAIVYARDHRTIGVGAGQMSRVYSARIAGIKAADANLVVEGSVMASDAFFPFRDGIDAAAATGIKAVIQPGGSMRDSEVIAAADEHGIAMVFTGVRHFRH from the coding sequence ATGACCCTCGATCTCCTGCCCGTGCGACGGGCGCTGCTGTCCGTTTCCGACAAGACCGGCCTGCTCGACCTGGCCCATGCGCTGGCGCGCCATGGCGTGGAACTGCTGTCCACCGGCGGTACCGCCAAGACATTGCGTGACGCCGGCCTGGCCGTGCGCGACGTCGCCGAGGTCACGGGGTTTCCGGAAATGATGGACGGCCGCGTCAAGACGCTGCACCCGAAGGTGCATGGCGGCCTGCTGGGCCGCGCCGGCGTGGACGATGCGGTCATGGCCGAGCACGGCATCGGCGCGATCGACCTGCTGGTGCTGAACCTGTATCCGTTCGAGGCGGTCACCGCCAAGGCCGGCTGCACGCTGGCCGATGCGGTGGAGAACATCGACATCGGCGGGCCGGCGATGCTGCGCTCGGCCGCGAAGAATTTCGCGCGCGTGGCGGTGGCCACCGATCCCTCGCAGTACGCGGACCTGGTGGCCCAGCTCGACGTCAACGGCGGTGCGCTGACGGCCGCCACGCGCTTCGCGCTGTCGGTGGCCGCGTTCAACCGCGTGGCCCAGTACGACGCGGCCATCAGCACCTATCTGTCCTCCGTCACCGACACCTCGGGCGAGGTCCCGGCGCGCGCCGCGTTCGCCGCCCAGGCCAATGGCAACTTCGTCAAGGTGATGGACCTGCGCTACGGCGAGAACCCGCACCAGCAGGCCGCGTTCTACCGCGACCTGCATCCCGCGCCCGGATCGCTGGCCACCTTCACCCAGCTGCAGGGCAAGGAGCTGAGCTACAACAACATCGCCGACAGCGATGCGGCCTGGGAATGCGTGCGCCAGTTCGATGCGCCGGCCTGCGTCATCGTCAAGCACGCCAACCCCTGCGGCGTGGCCGTCGGCGTGGCCTGCGGCGATGCCTACGAGCTGGCCTACGCCACCGACCCGACCAGCGCCTTCGGCGGCATCATCGCCTTCAACCGCACGCTGGACGCGGCCACGGCGAAGGTCATCCTGGACCGCCAGTTCGTCGAGGTGCTGATCGCACCGGACTACGAACCGGGCGCGCTCGACTACGCGGCCAGGAAGGCCAACGTGCGCGTGCTGCGCATCCCGCTGGCGCCGGCCTCGCGCGGCTTCATCGACACCAAGCGGGTGGGCTCGGGCATGCTGATGCAGACCGCCGACGACCGCGTGGTGACGCGCGAGGAGCTGAAGGTGGTGACCAGGCTCGCACCGACGCAGGCGCAGTTCGACGACCTGCTGTTCGCGTGGAAGGTGGCCAAGTTCGTCAAGTCCAACGCCATCGTCTACGCCAGGGACCACCGCACCATCGGCGTCGGCGCAGGCCAGATGAGCCGGGTGTACTCGGCGCGCATCGCCGGCATCAAGGCCGCCGACGCGAACCTGGTGGTGGAAGGGTCGGTGATGGCCAGCGATGCGTTCTTCCCGTTCCGCGACGGCATCGATGCCGCCGCCGCCACGGGCATCAAGGCCGTGATCCAGCCGGGCGGCTCCATGCGCGACAGCGAAGTGATCGCCGCCGCCGACGAACATGGCATCGCGATGGTGTTCACCGGCGTGCGCCATTTCCGCCACTGA
- the fis gene encoding DNA-binding transcriptional regulator Fis — MNAASTRQDTPRAASRPPLREHVAQSVRRYLRDLDGCDADDVYEIVLREMEIPLFVEVLNHCDGNQSRAAAMLGIHRATLRKKLKDYGLA, encoded by the coding sequence TTGAACGCTGCCTCCACCCGCCAGGACACACCACGCGCCGCTTCACGTCCGCCGCTGCGCGAGCATGTCGCCCAGTCGGTGCGCCGCTACCTGCGCGATCTCGACGGCTGCGATGCCGACGACGTCTACGAGATCGTGCTGCGCGAAATGGAGATCCCGCTGTTCGTGGAGGTGCTGAACCACTGCGACGGCAACCAGAGCCGCGCCGCGGCCATGCTGGGCATCCACCGCGCCACGCTGCGCAAGAAGCTCAAGGACTACGGGCTGGCCTGA
- a CDS encoding DUF3426 domain-containing protein gives MPISCPQCQRPVDPQAGHDASPAPCPHCGASLAVGAPAGGGSPSLAVFLHPAAASPAQPDAAPGLADLPPAQVDVTPRDLPQAAPQVDDTPPGEDNVQADAGAAANAVVAPEPAPVPARKATAPRFLHPARTTPVRVRRARRQWVAVIALSLLLCVQVVLADRARLATQAAWRPMVVALCAVFRCEVPTWREPAAFTMLSRDVRPILGQPGTLQAQATFRNDARWAQAWPVILLTLKDADGRTLGARALQPGDYLPQDERPAPIGPGQSAQMAVRIREPSANVVAFSFDFR, from the coding sequence ATGCCGATCTCCTGCCCGCAGTGCCAACGCCCTGTCGATCCGCAAGCCGGGCACGATGCATCGCCCGCACCGTGCCCGCACTGCGGCGCATCCCTGGCCGTCGGCGCCCCCGCTGGTGGCGGGTCGCCCAGCCTGGCGGTCTTCCTCCATCCGGCGGCGGCCTCGCCGGCGCAGCCGGATGCCGCACCCGGCCTGGCGGACCTGCCGCCAGCGCAGGTCGATGTCACGCCACGGGACCTCCCGCAGGCAGCGCCGCAGGTCGACGACACCCCGCCAGGCGAGGACAACGTACAGGCCGACGCAGGCGCGGCAGCGAATGCGGTGGTCGCGCCCGAGCCGGCGCCGGTTCCCGCGCGCAAGGCCACCGCCCCCCGCTTCCTGCACCCTGCGCGCACCACGCCGGTGCGGGTGCGGCGGGCGCGCCGCCAATGGGTGGCGGTCATCGCGCTGAGCCTGCTGCTGTGCGTGCAGGTCGTGCTGGCCGACCGCGCACGACTGGCGACGCAGGCGGCGTGGCGCCCCATGGTGGTGGCGCTGTGCGCCGTGTTCCGCTGCGAGGTCCCCACCTGGCGCGAACCGGCCGCCTTCACCATGCTCAGTCGCGACGTGCGTCCCATCCTGGGCCAGCCCGGCACCCTGCAGGCGCAGGCCACCTTCCGCAACGACGCGCGCTGGGCCCAGGCCTGGCCGGTGATCCTGCTGACGCTCAAGGACGCCGACGGCCGCACGCTGGGCGCACGCGCGCTGCAGCCGGGCGACTATCTGCCGCAGGACGAGCGGCCGGCCCCGATCGGCCCGGGGCAGAGCGCGCAGATGGCGGTGCGCATCCGCGAACCCAGCGCGAACGTCGTCGCGTTCTCCTTCGACTTCCGTTGA
- the prmA gene encoding 50S ribosomal protein L11 methyltransferase, which translates to MPYLELSLRCTEVEQPRYETALEDVGALSVTLLDADADTGNERAILEPGVGQTPLWKTLVLTALFDADADALTLLAALEAFDPGLDWTQIGFRKVADEDWERAWLDQFQPMRFGARTFIVPWNHDVPSEAGGDAAIVRLDPGLAFGSGTHPTTALCLRWLDALAADGLLQGRRVLDFGCGSGILALAALKLGAAKAVGVDNDPQALLASADNAQRNAVDADFSVYLPDDEPVATYPVVVANILASALDALAERLAARVAPGGRIALSGILQGQEDELLVRYAPWFDALSATRDGDWMRIDGIRR; encoded by the coding sequence ATGCCCTACCTCGAACTCTCCCTGCGCTGCACCGAAGTCGAGCAGCCGCGCTACGAGACCGCCCTGGAGGATGTCGGCGCGCTGTCGGTCACGCTGCTGGATGCCGATGCCGACACCGGCAACGAGCGCGCCATCCTGGAGCCGGGCGTGGGCCAGACGCCGCTGTGGAAGACGCTGGTGCTGACCGCACTGTTCGACGCCGACGCCGATGCGCTGACCCTGCTGGCCGCGCTGGAGGCCTTCGACCCGGGCCTGGACTGGACGCAGATCGGCTTCCGCAAGGTGGCGGACGAGGATTGGGAACGCGCCTGGCTGGACCAGTTCCAGCCGATGCGCTTCGGCGCGCGCACGTTCATCGTGCCGTGGAACCACGACGTGCCGTCCGAGGCGGGCGGCGATGCGGCCATCGTGCGGCTGGATCCGGGACTGGCGTTCGGCTCCGGCACGCACCCGACCACCGCACTGTGCCTGCGCTGGCTGGACGCCCTGGCCGCCGATGGCCTGCTGCAGGGCCGGCGCGTGCTGGATTTCGGCTGCGGGTCCGGCATCCTGGCGCTGGCCGCGCTCAAGCTGGGCGCTGCGAAGGCGGTGGGCGTGGACAACGACCCGCAGGCCCTGCTGGCCAGCGCGGACAACGCGCAGCGCAACGCGGTGGACGCGGACTTCAGCGTGTACCTGCCCGACGACGAACCGGTCGCGACCTATCCGGTGGTGGTGGCCAACATCCTGGCCTCGGCCCTCGATGCCTTGGCGGAACGGCTTGCCGCACGCGTCGCGCCCGGCGGCCGCATCGCCCTGTCCGGCATCCTGCAGGGACAGGAAGACGAACTGCTGGTGCGCTATGCGCCCTGGTTCGATGCCCTGTCCGCCACCCGCGACGGCGACTGGATGCGCATCGACGGCATCCGCCGCTGA
- the accC gene encoding acetyl-CoA carboxylase biotin carboxylase subunit: MLDKVVIANRGEIALRILRACHTLGIRTVAVHSTVDRNLKHVAMADESVCIGPAASKDSYLNIPAIIAAAEVTDAQAIHPGYGFLSENADFAERVEQSGFIFIGPKADTIRMMGDKVEAIRAMQAAGVPCVPGSGGPLGDDIVANTRIAREIGYPVIIKAAGGGGGRGMRVVHVEGALKAAIETTKSEAKAAFGNGEVYMEKFLENPRHVEIQVLADGQGNAIHLGERDCSMQRRHQKVVEEAPAPGITEELRNEIGKVCVEACLRIGYRGAGTFEFLFEDGRFYFIEMNTRIQVEHPVTERITGIDLVCEQLRIAAGHKLSIKQSDIVLRGHAIECRINAEDPDTFMPHPGLIQHFHPPGGPGVRVDTHIYEGYRVPPNYDSMIAKLIVHGPDRETAIARMRVALSEMVIDGIKTNIPLQQRIMRDQGFQAGGQNIHYLEKRLAERKNKAISLV; the protein is encoded by the coding sequence ATGCTCGATAAAGTCGTTATCGCCAACCGGGGTGAGATCGCGCTGCGCATCCTGCGCGCCTGCCACACCCTGGGCATCCGCACGGTCGCGGTGCATTCCACCGTCGACCGCAACCTCAAGCACGTGGCCATGGCCGACGAGTCGGTCTGCATCGGTCCCGCCGCCTCGAAGGACAGTTACCTCAACATCCCGGCGATCATCGCCGCGGCCGAGGTGACCGACGCGCAGGCCATCCATCCCGGCTACGGCTTCCTGTCGGAGAACGCCGACTTCGCCGAGCGGGTGGAGCAGTCCGGCTTCATCTTCATCGGGCCCAAGGCCGACACCATCCGCATGATGGGCGACAAGGTGGAGGCGATCCGCGCCATGCAGGCCGCCGGCGTGCCGTGCGTGCCCGGCAGCGGCGGTCCGCTGGGCGACGACATCGTCGCCAACACCCGGATCGCGCGCGAGATCGGCTACCCGGTGATCATCAAGGCGGCCGGCGGCGGCGGCGGCCGCGGCATGCGCGTGGTGCATGTCGAGGGCGCGCTGAAGGCGGCCATCGAGACCACCAAGTCCGAGGCCAAGGCGGCCTTCGGCAACGGCGAGGTCTACATGGAGAAGTTCCTGGAGAATCCGCGCCACGTGGAGATCCAGGTGCTGGCCGACGGCCAGGGCAACGCCATCCACCTGGGCGAACGCGACTGTTCGATGCAGCGTCGCCACCAGAAGGTGGTCGAGGAAGCGCCGGCGCCCGGCATCACCGAGGAACTGCGCAACGAGATCGGCAAGGTCTGCGTGGAGGCCTGCCTGCGCATCGGCTATCGCGGCGCGGGCACGTTCGAGTTCCTGTTCGAGGACGGCCGCTTCTACTTCATCGAGATGAACACCCGCATCCAGGTGGAGCATCCGGTGACCGAACGCATCACCGGCATCGACCTGGTCTGCGAGCAGCTGCGCATCGCCGCCGGCCACAAGCTGAGCATCAAGCAGTCCGACATCGTGCTGCGCGGCCACGCGATCGAGTGCCGCATCAACGCCGAAGACCCGGATACCTTCATGCCGCACCCGGGCCTGATCCAGCACTTCCACCCGCCGGGCGGCCCCGGCGTGCGCGTGGACACGCACATCTACGAAGGCTACCGCGTGCCGCCCAACTACGATTCGATGATCGCCAAGCTGATCGTGCACGGGCCCGACCGCGAAACGGCGATCGCGCGCATGCGCGTGGCGCTCAGCGAGATGGTCATCGACGGCATCAAGACCAACATCCCGCTGCAGCAGCGCATCATGCGCGACCAGGGCTTCCAGGCCGGCGGCCAGAACATCCACTACCTGGAAAAGCGCCTGGCCGAACGCAAGAACAAGGCGATTTCGCTGGTCTGA
- a CDS encoding four helix bundle protein, with protein sequence MDNRESSKRPHERLDVWRDSMELVEIVYRMSETFPDSERFGLTAQMRRSAISIPSNIAEGAARRSSAEYQRFLSIARGSLAELDTQRQIAVRLGFAAASPAPVELIDRIFARLTALMNAIGKQKAHAS encoded by the coding sequence ATGGATAATCGGGAATCGTCGAAGAGACCGCACGAGCGGCTCGATGTATGGCGCGACTCGATGGAGCTTGTGGAGATTGTCTACAGGATGTCCGAGACCTTTCCCGACTCCGAGCGCTTCGGCCTGACCGCACAGATGAGACGTTCCGCCATCAGCATTCCTTCGAATATCGCCGAAGGCGCCGCCCGCCGGTCCAGCGCCGAGTATCAGCGCTTCCTCTCGATCGCGCGCGGCTCGCTCGCAGAACTCGACACCCAGCGACAGATCGCGGTCCGGCTCGGTTTCGCAGCCGCTTCTCCGGCGCCGGTCGAGCTCATCGACCGGATCTTCGCCAGACTCACGGCGCTGATGAACGCGATCGGCAAACAGAAGGCGCACGCGTCATGA
- the accB gene encoding acetyl-CoA carboxylase biotin carboxyl carrier protein encodes MDLRKIKKLIDLLEESNLAEIEIKEGEESVRLARTPKGGYAAPAAPAPVAYAEPRPAAPMPMSSPTEASTGGTAKPGNALPDGHVVRAPMVGTFYASPAPDKPAFVSVGQAVKAGETLAIIEAMKMFNPIEADVSGTVLSVLAESGQPIEFDQPLFVIG; translated from the coding sequence ATGGATCTCCGCAAAATCAAGAAACTGATCGACCTGCTGGAAGAGTCGAACCTGGCCGAAATCGAGATCAAGGAAGGCGAAGAGTCCGTGCGCCTGGCGCGCACGCCGAAGGGCGGCTATGCGGCGCCCGCGGCCCCGGCGCCCGTCGCCTACGCCGAGCCGCGCCCGGCCGCGCCCATGCCGATGAGCTCGCCCACCGAAGCCTCCACCGGCGGCACCGCCAAGCCCGGCAACGCACTGCCGGACGGCCATGTGGTGCGCGCGCCGATGGTCGGCACCTTCTACGCCTCGCCGGCGCCGGACAAGCCGGCGTTCGTCAGCGTGGGCCAGGCGGTGAAGGCCGGCGAGACGCTGGCCATCATCGAAGCCATGAAGATGTTCAACCCCATCGAAGCCGACGTGTCGGGCACGGTGCTGTCGGTCCTGGCCGAGAGCGGCCAACCGATCGAATTCGACCAGCCGTTGTTCGTCATCGGGTGA
- the aroQ gene encoding type II 3-dehydroquinate dehydratase, protein MAKLLVLHGPNLNLLGTREPEVYGHATLADIDRSLAAQAQAAGHRLDCFQSNAEHALVDRIQAARTDGTAFILINPAAFTHTSVAIRDALAGVALPFIEIHLSNPHSREPFRHTSYFSDKAVGVVCGFGADSYRYALDAALQRLPA, encoded by the coding sequence ATGGCGAAGCTGCTGGTCCTGCATGGTCCCAACCTCAATCTGCTCGGCACCCGCGAGCCGGAGGTGTATGGCCATGCGACGCTGGCGGACATCGACCGGTCCCTGGCCGCACAGGCCCAGGCCGCCGGCCATCGGCTGGACTGCTTCCAGTCCAATGCCGAGCATGCCCTGGTCGACCGCATCCAGGCCGCCCGCACCGATGGTACCGCCTTCATCCTGATCAACCCGGCGGCGTTCACCCACACCTCGGTCGCCATCCGCGACGCACTGGCCGGCGTGGCGCTGCCCTTCATCGAAATCCATCTGTCCAATCCGCACAGCCGCGAGCCCTTCCGCCACACCAGCTACTTCAGCGACAAGGCGGTGGGCGTGGTGTGCGGCTTCGGCGCCGACAGCTATCGCTACGCGCTGGACGCCGCCCTGCAGCGGCTGCCCGCCTGA
- a CDS encoding UDP-N-acetylglucosamine 2-epimerase encodes MENARVVAAGAIALAATLFAIFSMRPWARRVGLVDRPSGRKQHVGRVPVIGGICFFVGTLVGLGYLGYVDRFVMSLMMGSALIVAIGVADDISHLSVRTRLLVEAAIVGLVILSTGYYLDHVGGLIPMFDLRLGLLGIPVTIIAVIGLMNAFNMMDGIDGLAASTAMVSIAAILLFAHDGAPGVGTTLMLQILFASLIPYVFVNLGWPDGRKIFMGDAGSTVIGFLVGWSLIHLSHPRMGRMVPVEVLWCVALPVMDTAAVMYRRMRQGRSPFAADRQHLHHLLVDRGLSAQASLWIIVAMGAALALLGYALRDMPQPLSFLVFVATAVAYIVGFPRALEAVERRLSGAAPARRLRRGHRDFPDDGELNHAPVSVRPLDPRSLEALAGRRVPGGATARRDDAPLHALCLVNASCEGAGVAPIARRLAGDARFLATVCVAEGPGGDAGHLLRMFGLQAQASVSAEGGGSVAYGDAQAEMQQLIGETDPDLIVVPGDAPVTFAMSLAAHARDVPLVCVDADAPASGGQHWPSEASRRIVQSLAALHVAPSERTGRRLRGEGVPRESILVQADVADEALRTALRQIRRDADLARALAGGFGFLRGNAPLVLAVSARGDGPGQGAFSDALAMVARRRPDVDIVWVGGVGVAPGEGGDPLHAFANVHPLDVGDFLAWAFLLERAHLVLVESGAPPRRRLLGKPVLLAQEETGGEDDAVAIGTTPVAIAGRVLTLLGDDAVYVSLCDVPDLDIPRDDRCAPVLDALAGLRTVCAPHPAHSGVEERLDARAAS; translated from the coding sequence ATGGAGAATGCAAGGGTCGTCGCCGCGGGCGCCATCGCGCTCGCCGCCACGTTGTTCGCCATATTCTCGATGCGGCCATGGGCCCGGCGGGTCGGTCTGGTGGACCGCCCGAGCGGGCGCAAGCAGCACGTGGGCCGGGTGCCCGTGATCGGGGGCATCTGCTTCTTCGTGGGCACGCTGGTGGGCCTGGGCTATCTGGGCTATGTCGACCGCTTCGTGATGAGCCTGATGATGGGCAGCGCGCTGATCGTGGCCATCGGCGTGGCCGACGACATCAGCCACCTGAGCGTGCGCACGCGCCTGCTGGTGGAGGCCGCCATCGTCGGCCTGGTGATCCTCAGCACCGGCTACTACCTGGACCACGTGGGCGGCCTGATCCCGATGTTCGACCTGCGGCTGGGCCTGCTCGGCATTCCGGTGACGATCATTGCGGTGATCGGGTTGATGAATGCGTTCAACATGATGGACGGAATCGACGGCCTTGCCGCCTCCACGGCGATGGTGTCCATCGCGGCCATCCTCCTGTTCGCGCACGACGGCGCGCCCGGCGTGGGTACCACGCTGATGCTGCAGATCCTGTTCGCATCGCTCATCCCGTACGTGTTCGTCAACCTGGGCTGGCCCGACGGACGCAAGATCTTCATGGGCGACGCCGGCAGCACGGTGATCGGATTCCTGGTGGGCTGGAGCCTGATCCACCTGAGCCATCCGCGCATGGGCAGGATGGTGCCCGTCGAAGTGCTGTGGTGCGTGGCCCTGCCGGTGATGGACACCGCGGCGGTGATGTATCGCCGCATGCGGCAGGGGCGCTCGCCGTTTGCGGCCGATCGCCAGCACCTGCATCACCTGCTGGTGGATCGCGGCCTGTCGGCACAGGCGTCGCTGTGGATCATCGTCGCGATGGGCGCGGCGCTGGCGCTGCTCGGCTACGCGTTGCGCGACATGCCGCAGCCGCTGAGTTTCCTCGTGTTCGTCGCCACCGCCGTGGCCTACATCGTCGGCTTCCCGCGTGCGCTGGAGGCGGTGGAACGGCGGTTGTCCGGGGCCGCGCCGGCGCGGCGCCTGCGCCGCGGGCATCGCGATTTTCCCGACGATGGCGAGCTGAACCATGCGCCGGTATCGGTGCGGCCGTTGGATCCCCGGTCGCTCGAAGCGCTGGCGGGGAGGCGTGTGCCGGGGGGCGCAACCGCGCGTCGCGACGATGCTCCCCTGCACGCGCTCTGCCTGGTGAATGCGTCCTGCGAGGGCGCCGGGGTTGCGCCCATCGCACGGCGCCTGGCGGGCGATGCGCGTTTCCTGGCGACCGTCTGCGTGGCGGAGGGGCCGGGTGGCGACGCCGGGCACCTGCTGCGGATGTTCGGGTTGCAGGCGCAGGCCAGCGTGTCCGCCGAAGGCGGTGGTTCCGTCGCCTATGGCGACGCGCAGGCGGAGATGCAGCAGCTGATCGGTGAGACGGACCCGGACCTGATCGTGGTCCCCGGCGATGCGCCCGTGACCTTTGCGATGAGCCTGGCGGCGCACGCGCGCGATGTCCCGCTGGTCTGCGTGGACGCCGATGCGCCGGCCTCCGGCGGGCAGCATTGGCCGAGCGAGGCCAGCCGGCGCATCGTGCAATCGCTGGCCGCGCTGCACGTCGCGCCGAGCGAACGGACCGGCCGCCGCCTCAGGGGCGAGGGCGTGCCGCGCGAGAGCATCCTCGTGCAGGCGGACGTGGCCGACGAGGCGCTGCGCACCGCGCTGCGCCAGATCCGCCGCGATGCCGACCTGGCGCGCGCGCTGGCCGGGGGCTTCGGTTTCCTGCGCGGCAACGCGCCGCTGGTGCTGGCCGTCAGTGCGCGCGGCGACGGGCCGGGGCAGGGCGCGTTCTCGGATGCGCTGGCGATGGTCGCGCGCCGCCGCCCCGACGTGGACATCGTCTGGGTGGGGGGCGTGGGCGTGGCGCCCGGCGAAGGCGGCGACCCGCTGCATGCGTTCGCCAACGTGCATCCACTGGATGTCGGCGACTTCCTCGCGTGGGCCTTCCTGCTCGAGCGTGCGCACCTGGTGCTGGTGGAGTCGGGCGCGCCGCCGCGGCGCCGCCTGCTGGGCAAGCCCGTGCTGCTCGCTCAGGAAGAGACGGGCGGGGAGGACGACGCCGTCGCCATCGGCACGACCCCCGTGGCGATCGCCGGCCGCGTGCTGACCCTGCTGGGCGATGACGCCGTCTATGTGTCGCTGTGCGATGTGCCCGACCTGGACATTCCCCGCGACGACCGCTGCGCCCCGGTGCTGGACGCGCTGGCAGGCCTGCGCACCGTGTGCGCGCCGCACCCTGCCCATTCCGGCGTGGAAGAGCGGCTGGACGCCCGGGCCGCGTCATGA
- a CDS encoding Wzz/FepE/Etk N-terminal domain-containing protein: MATQLITRRGQERPALAAASLRGDDIDIPALFSMLAARKKFILLGTAAFVLASLAYLAVVTPRYEANAVVQVESRPAIPPGSARTRPCRRRPPFPLPAPPRCSC, encoded by the coding sequence ATGGCGACGCAGCTGATCACACGACGCGGCCAGGAGCGACCGGCACTGGCGGCGGCATCCCTGCGCGGCGACGACATCGACATCCCCGCACTGTTCTCGATGCTGGCGGCGCGGAAGAAGTTCATTCTCCTGGGTACAGCCGCCTTCGTGCTGGCGAGCCTGGCCTATCTGGCCGTGGTCACGCCCCGCTACGAAGCCAACGCGGTGGTCCAGGTGGAGAGCCGGCCGGCGATCCCCCCGGGATCAGCCAGAACACGGCCATGCAGGCGCCGCCCGCCATTCCCACTCCCGGCACCACCGAGGTGCAGCTGCTGA